The nucleotide window gtaaaccctATCTTACTGGAGCAGGCTTTTTTAAGAGGCattaaacaattgtgtgccttctccttttaaataaaagttagaggaagaaccacaaaagGTTCGAAatggcaggtgtcccaatacttatggtCTACTATTTATTGAAACAGCTAACAAAAAAGcaacatgtacaagaaacactCAACATAATCAAAAACTAATaatgcacaattattaaaactttttttaaaataaacttttattgtTGATGTGAGTTTAATTTGGTTAGGAATCATTTATCTTGCTTTATCTGCTGGCACCTACcccattttatttctattagctttttgtgttttgcttctggtttttatttaaaatgaatgtgttggttggttttaaaaaaagatctcCCACGATTTATCTTCTTTCTACACTAACATCTGCTATTTAAACAGAGGTGTGTAGACTTTATATCCACTGTAGCACACAGAGTGAAGACATCATTACTAAAACAAATACTTTTACATACTGTAGATTTgtctaattttttttcaatcGCACGGATCAAACATGTGGACTTGAAGAGTGATTATAGTACTCCCAAATGAAAGACACCAATTAAACACATTATCCTGATGATAATTtgatccaattcatcccaaaggggttTAGTAggattgagatcagagctttatagcaggccactcaagatcttccactctatcccatctaaaccatatgttcatagagctggctttgtgcacaggggaggCCATGTGTCCAAGTACTTTTGGGTACACAGCCATCTTGAATGAAAGCAAAttcaacaaattttttttttatttttgaatgcaAGATAATTATTCCTTTTTCTAGATACTTTTAGTCATCCTTATTTAGATGTTATTAAACTGCCGGCTATTAGAATTAGCGCATTTACATTGTTAATATGTATTAAttcttgtatgtgtgtatataaatatataatttttatttattttattttaacgaTACATCTACGATActcttattttttatctttatattgtatttcttttcatgtttacaagttGGACAATCGTAAAAAGCACTATAGGTCATACTCTAAAAATGTGTATgtcacaaataaaatgtgaaaaattttaattgaatgtCAGAcgtaattgtttttataattatgtaatatCTTTCAGTATGAGGTACCTATATAACTTTACAATAAATCTTAACTTGCCCAGctattattttttgcagtgtattAAAGTTACACTTCCCCAACCACATTCTTAACATTCtgattctatatatatatatatatatatatatatatatatatatatatatatatatatatatatatatatataaagggaaATCTTTCATATTACTGATTGGGGAGCCATTCATGATAAGGAGAAGATAAAAAGTGGTTCACCGTCTGCTGAGTGCATGAGCTTGTGGCTCTTTAGTGTGCACTTGGACTTGAACTTTTTGCCGCACAGATCACACAGGTGGCTTTTCTCAGTGTTGTGCCTGTTGAAATGAGCCTTCAGGTTGCTTTTGCTGCGTGAGGCGTAATCACACAATGAGCATTTGAAGGGTTTTACTCCTGTATATGTGTAAACAAGAACAGATCGTCGATAAGCTTTGTGTATTACAAACAGATTTCAAACATAATGGAAATGAATATACAGAATATGGAATGGATcttaaaattcaatttaaaaaaaaacaaacagtgaatCACAcatgctaaaataaatacaaataatacagggttttttttgtgtttgagaAAAGATAATGTAATGTTCTGAGTTGGCATCCACAGttcctgtgggttttttttttccaataagaGATCATTTTCTCCCACCTTCATGAGCCCAGATGTGCTGCTGCATGTCGGTTCCATTTCTCGTGAAATAGCAATCGCAGTACGGACATTTAGACGCTCGTTTTCCTATTGCACCCTTTACGTGGGCACGGATTCCCAGCACCTCTAAAGTGGTCGTTAGTGAAGTATCTAAACAGAAAGCACTCATATTACAATTCCAGCAAAAATATCGGGACAACATGAAGATTACCCGGCctgctaattttttttacctggatGGTTAGATTTGATATGATGCCTAAGTTTGTCTTCTGGAAATCCTTTTTTACAGATCGGACAAACGAAGCTCTTCTTCACCTGAagataattaaaagtaaaataagcaaaaattcagcttcagttgtttttttattccccgGACAAACCCTCTCTAAAACTTACAATTTCAGAGTGTGTTTTGAGATGGGCCTGCAGCTTGTACTTGTCTGGCGTAGAGTACTGGCATCCTTCTGAAGGGCACTTGAGGTGAACATTAGTGTGTCTCTGGATTACGTGACGCTTCAGGCAGTTTTTTGTAATCGAAGAGTAGCTGCACTGGGAACAGTAATGCAGATGTTCTCGTGTATGTGTTCTTACATGCATGTTGTAGTGCACCTGGTACCAGAAAAGCTTACCTATTGAAAAAAAGGGTCAATGTCTTAcaagcaaagtaaaaaaattgttgcagaattgtacaaaaaattttttttttaaaacaacagctGTATAAAAGATTACCACAGTATTCACACTCCAGATCTCCGTAGACCTTCCGTATTCTCTCAAAAACATCCATGTTTAGTTGCCTTTTCTGCATTTGTCCCAAAATCTGCGCAAAAGCAGATTTTTCCTCTAGTTGAGTGGTTGCCATGTCCTCTGTACTACAAGAAGGTGGGTTTCTTTGAGTAACACTGGTCTCAGTCTTGCTCAAAGCAAATGGCCCGTCTGTGACTTCGGACATCTCCGATGTAGGAGTTTGTGAGGGTAAATTTGTATTCCCTTCACTAGGATTATTAAATTCCATTACACTGCAGTCCACATTTGGCAAATTATCCTGCAGCTGTTCTTTGTCTAGCAGATCCTCAGAGACCGTCCCATGCAGTTGAGCTTCCACAGCTGCACTAGAATCAATAACTAGGCAGTTGTGGATCTCTGTTGAAGCTAGATCCTCTTGGGAAACATGCACCAGTTCATCTGTTGTGAAACTCTCAGGATCTTGAGACTCTTGTTCCTCTACACTGTCCGTTTCAGTGGCAAGCAATTCCTGTGCATTGAGGAGGGACAACTCTTTGCTGATCTCCAACTCATCTTGTCTCAGCATGTCCCTCTGAATGTCATCCCCAGGTTTCAGCAGGCAGAAACTGCTTTTGATAGAATCAGCGAATGTCGCGGATTCATCCATTCCTGAGTGGGACTCCCTGAGGTGCAACTTGAGGCGCACAGTACTGACAAACTTCTGCAGGCAAACTGAGCACACGTACACAAAGGGATGCTTTCTTACATGAGCCTGGAGGGCCTGAAACTTTGTGGACCCATGATCGCACAATTCACAGCCATACGGTCGGTTGCTCCCATGGACCATCAGATGCCGATCACGCTCCAACTCATACTTGAATTTACGGTCACAGACATGGCAGTCATAGAGCAGCTGTCGTTTGCCTTCTCTGGTTTGGAGCCTGTACTCGTCATAGGAGTCCTTGACTTTCCCGTCTTCCATATCGTGGCTCTCTCGGATGTGTTTAAGCAAGTTCTTCACGTCTGAGTACTTCTTCTTGCAGAAGCGGCAGTGCTGCTTAATTTTCTGGTGTACCCTTTCCACGTGCACTTTCAGGTGACCCTTGCTAAGGCAGTTAAATGAGCAGTGCTCACAGCTGAACTTCTCCCCGGTGTGCTTCCGCATATGGACGCTGAGATTGGCCTTGATAGCGCTGGCGTAGTCGCACTGGCTGCATTTGAACGGCTTCTCGTTGGTGTGGATTCGCAAGTGAGCCTGAAGGGAATGTTTGAACTTGAAAACCTTGTTGCAGTATTCACAGGTGAAGATTTTCAGCTGGGTCTGCCCTATTCTGTGTgtaaaaaacaagtttaaaagaGGTTAACTATTTGATGGGTAACAGTTTTATTGAgaagtggtggatgaagtacacaaaccatgtacttgagttaaagtagagatacagtaggtgaaatatgactccagtaaaagtacaaaagtatttgccttcaaatgtacttaagtattaaaaagtcataatttattatgactataatgttcctattatcacttTTGTCACAAGATTTTTGCTTAATcgcctcagtttatgtgaaaagacattatcatgagcccaaaaccttcaaaATCTTCtcgcaaataaggccacgggtgttgtggcaagttagagttaGAAGTCCTTTCATCATTTTTAGTTGTATTTCcatgataagtagatacacacCAATCGGCAATCAAAACAGTtcaaacaagttcaaaacagagcgcgtGCACGGACCTGATTGGTGCCTTGCTgataagtttttatccactcagaaatgaaaaggaacaactgatttttgctaaatgtaaagagtaagatatttgactttgaagtgtagtgaagttaaagtctccccaaataaaaaaatacttcagtaacGTATAGACGTGAAAAAGATgctaaagtacagtaacaaaattacatttactttgttactgtccaccactataATTGAGTAATAAACATCACCTATACAAACAGAATATTATAGTGGAGCATGTCAGGACACACACATGTAACAATAATGTAGATCTGATCTTGATAACGTTGgtgtgttggtaaagtcagtaAAGACAGCTTTGGATTTTCTCCCAATTAAGTAATTTGCCAGTTCCAGCCAGCTCTCTGCAATCAAACAGCAGCTACTAAAGGTTGAAAGGGTAAAGGCTAACCAGAAAGGATAAAGGCTGACATGCTTCCCGAGAAACAGCCGATTTTTGAACTAATGTTCATATTGTTTCTCTGCATCGTAAAAACAGAAAGGAAAGCACTGTCAATCCTCTTCAACATACATGAGTTCTTAAACGCCCCAACTGGGTAGGTCTACCGATTTTGCTCCCTAGGCTTTTAGTCAGTGATGGCTGAAGCATTATCAAGGTTTACATTCAAACTCTCCCAATAACAGAGCAAACACCTGACCAAGGAGCCCCCAAGCAGACTTGTACCTGTTAGATTTCAGAGGCACTTCATAAGCTGCTTGCTGAATGGCATATTCTTGGTAACCCTTCTTCTGCGTGGACTCTCCTGCAGTTCCATCAGGTTGCATATCCGCCTCAGCTGGAGCAGCTTCGATTGGAACTATTTTTGTTGCGCCTATGATAAAACAACATCTTTATAACACTTTCAGGAAACAGTTAACATCTAGAGTTGTTTTTTTAGCTGTATAATATCTCACCAGGAATGGCTTCATGTGCTGCAAGAACCACACTGACGATGGGGTTCTTGATGCAGCCTGCTGATTCAGGGTCCTTTACACTACAGAGCTTGTCAGCCTTCACTGTTCTTGCCTTCTTTGGGGAGCATTCTACATCTTCATCCCCTTCCTCTGCTATCTCGGTAGGACCAGGGTTGTCACCTGGAGAGAAGACGGTTGACGATAATATATACTCAAATGATGGTCGTGTTCAGAATGCTAATACAATAATACAGCATACTCAGCTTTCTGATGAACAAGGACTATCAAGACTCTTACTGTGGAAGTCATCCTCATCAGGAACGTCTTTCAATTCTGCAAAACAGATGTGTTTGGAAATTTGCCGCCGGTTGCTGAATTTGCGTTGGCATTTCTTGCACTCCAAACCCATGCCATCTTCAACATGTTGTAGGGATTCTGACACCACATCAGATATCTCTTTCTTTGGTTGACTGGATGATTTGTTAGGTGTCTGTACATCTGCTTGGGTTTTCTTGGTGGATCCTTTTGGTCTACCTCTTTTCCTTTTGATGCCCTCTACAAGAACGTTGTGTAATAATACTGGACGttacataaaagtaaaaaaaaaaaagcattagaaACCTAGTCTGGGTCTAATCTGAAACTTGTCTTGACTATGAGGTTCTTGAAGACATTGATGTTTAGGAACACATACCTGGTACCTGAGGAGACTGTAAAGGTTTGAGTGGGATAATAATGTCCTCTGCATCTCCACCTTCCTCAGTGTGTTTCTCAAGTACGTGAGACAGGAGCAGTGATTTATTGGGAGAGAACAGGTTGCATATTTTACACATGAAGACTGGAGTgccatctgtaaaaaaaaatcagatcagAATGAAAACAGCACACAATGTTTATGTAAACACTAATAGAATAGTGAAATGGTACAAAGATTTTATGAATCATAATGCACTTAAAAACTAACGTTGCCTGCTATTTATTAACATAGCAGATTCAGAGATagtgaagtggaaaaaaatataatgggTATTCCCATTAATTGCCATTTTGTCCTTCCCTTCGACATGGTATTGCAAAGCAGATGATTAGAGAACAGCATTAACTTTcctgaggagaagaagaggaggaagacgtctacagagacagcaggaaaagaagaagtgtagaagagtggaagttagagttggtactttaaatgttggtactatgactggtaaagggagagaggtagctgatatgatggagaggagaaaggaagatatgttgtgtgttcaggagaccaagtggaaatgggagtaaggccaggaacattggaggtgggtttaaactgttctatcacggtgtggatggaaagagaaatggtgtaggggtgattcttaaggaagagtacagtaagagtgtagtggaggtgaagagagtttctgatagggtgatgaacgtgaaactagaagttgaaggggtgatgaaatgtcatcagtgcttatgctccacaagtggatTGTGAGATGGGGAGAAGGAAGTGGTAGaaagtgtacctaggaatgaaagattggcaGATTTAAATAGGCATGTAGGTGAGGGGAaaagaggtgatgaggaggtgatgagtaggtatggccttaaggagaggaatgtggaagggcagattgtggtagattttgctaaaaggatggaaatggcagtggtgaacacttattttaagaagaaggaagatcatagggtgacgtatatgagtggaggaaggtgcacacaggtggactatgttctatagaggagatgcaacctaaaggagattggacagcatcggatggtgtcTGTAGGATAgtttttggaggtgaagaataagaagaggagagtgaggactgaaagaagaataagatggtggaaactgaaggaggaagactttAGTGTAaagttcagggaagaggtcagacaggggctcggtggtggtgaagaggtgctggataattgggcaactactgcagaagtgataagggaggcagctagaaaggtacttggtgtaacatctggaaatagaaaggaagacaaagagacgtggtggtggaataaggcaGTGCAGGTCCgtataaggagaaagaggttggcaaaacagaattgggatcgacagagtgatgagaaaagtaggcaggagtacaaggagctgcagcagcaggtgaagagggatgtggcgaaagagaaggaaaaggcatataaggagcttTATgtaagttggacactaaggaagggaaaaaggatttgtaccgattggccaggcagagggaccgagctgagaaggatgtgctgcaagttagagcaataaaggatagagatggaaatgtgttgactagtgaggagagtgtgttgagaagatggagggagtattttgagcagctgatgaatgaggaaaatgagagagagagaaggttggatggtgtggagatgtgaagcaggaagtggataggattagtaaggaggaagtgagagcagcgattaggaggatgaagagtgaaaagtcggttggaccagatgacataccggtagaagcatgaagatgtttaggtgagatggcagtggagtttttaaccagattgtttaacaggattttggaaggtgagaagatgcctgaggaatggagaaggagtgtgctggtaccgatctttaagaataagggagatgtgcagacctgcagtaactacaggggaattaagttgatcagtcacaccatgaagttatgggaaagagtagtggaagccaggctgaggtgaccatctgtgagcaacagtatgggttcatgctgaggaagagcaccacagatgccttatttgctttgagaatgttgatggagaagtatagagaaggtcagaaggagttgcattgtgtgtttgtggatttagagaaagcgtacgacagagtagagagagaggagttgtttacaaaacagtttacattttatataaaatgtaataaaaaataatatatctaaaaattaaatagaataaataaaattaatgcaatacactgtttaattatattgatcAAATTGTCAaactcgtcactcccaataaaaacctcaacatcttcagctctgctacctccagctccgcctcctgtcttttacacaatgccactgtctctaaaacatacatcgcaggtttcaccacagtcctataaactttcccttttactcctacagaaaataataaactgtgttaataaaaaaaaccaaaaaaaaaaccaagcaatttagtgttttgcatttcttcccccttaactgtactgaaattgaaccaaactgtgacttaaaaaccgaggtacgaaccgaactgtgaattttgtgtaccgtttcACCCCTACTGACTACAGAACCCAGTCTGATTTATTTAGATCATCATCAAGATCATATTCATCCATTTTAGAAagacctgcatgtcttcactctgGGACTTTAAAGTTCGAGAGTCCTATAAACATCAATGCCACTGTATTGTGTCTTCCTCCTGCAGAAGCAAATGGAGATTGCATTTATAATTCTCCAAAAAATCTAGAATAtggtatgtttgtttttgtatttcatcTCCTTGCTTAGCACATGGGCATGATATGAAtgtataataaagaaatgttctGGCATGTTCTGCTGAAGGCCATGTTCAGTGAGCTTGTTTGGAGTATTTCGTCTGTCTGATGGCCATGAATTTGATTCTACGTGCACCCGAATGCAGGAAGTATGATGGCAGTTCTCTCAAAGAGCAGTGTTACAtgctcatctcacacacaccagtgcTCACAGCATCTCTGACTTGTGGTCAAGACAGCAGAACTGTCATTGTGGTGAAATCTTTACAGGTGGAGTGCagatgtacatttgtgtgtacAGTACGGTCTGATGCTTTTACAGTATGTAACACCTGCTAGACTAAAATGCTctcaaaatattataatgtagACCTTCACTCCCCACTGGAGTTTCTGGTTTGGATGCATATATGTTATAACAGTTTGGGATTGAATTGGTCCTGATAAGTGTTTCctaaactgtaaaatgtaaaaagaaatatattcacTTTTAAGTTTTTCTTTCCAGATAGATAGTTATTATAAGTGAGGGTATAATGGATGTTGAAATTGAACACTTTTTTTATGTAGAGCTGTTTTAACTGcaaatttgtataataataatctacatCCTTACATCCCTACAAGTTTTTCTGGTGTAAATAATTCagtgggttttctttttttttttttacattaactttTTGTCAGTACATTCTCTGAGTAGAGGATACAGAGTGGACATGTACAGTAGGAGACTTCTTTGGGATTGGTGTGGTTGGCTACGTTGTTTCTACAGTGCGAGATATGTGGTGATGGAGATGTGTGAAGACGTTGGTAGGTGTTTGGGAGATGTCTGTTAAATGTCTGGGATGCTGGAAGGTGTCAGTTATATGTCTGGGGATGTTAGGAGATGTTTTGAGATGCCTGGAGATGTTTTGAGATGCCTGGAGATGTTTTGAGGTGTTTGGGATATGTTGGGAGATATCTGAGGGTGTTGGAAGATGCTGGAAGGTGTTTGGGAGATGTTGGGTTATGTTTGGAGATGCTGGGAGATGTTTGGGGGTGTTTGGGAGATGTTTGGAAGTGTTTTGGAGCTGTTTCGGAGATGCTGGGAGATGTTTGGAGGTGTTTGGGAGATGTTTGGAAGTGTTTTGGAGCTGTTTGGAGATGCTGGAAAATGTCTGTTTAATGTGTGGGGATGCTGGGAGGTATTTGGAGGTGTTTGGGAGATGTTTGGAGATGCTGGGAGATGTCTGTTAAATGTCTGAGGATGCTGTGAGATGTTTGGGGAGGTTGGGAGCTGAAGTCATTGCATAATGCTAAGTTCAGACTAGTAGTTTCTAGACGAATATTTAGCCTCGGTGTGAACTGAACAGCGATCATTAAAGCAAGTGAAAACCCTGAATTGAGCGCTGCAGAACCAGAGGAAAGTGAAGAGCTGCCATCAGTCAGCGAGCCTCGCTCCGTGCT belongs to Silurus meridionalis isolate SWU-2019-XX chromosome 4, ASM1480568v1, whole genome shotgun sequence and includes:
- the LOC124385266 gene encoding zinc finger protein ZFAT-like isoform X2 translates to MDPARADGTPVFMCKICNLFSPNKSLLLSHVLEKHTEEGGDAEDIIIPLKPLQSPQVPEGIKRKRGRPKGSTKKTQADVQTPNKSSSQPKKEISDVVSESLQHVEDGMGLECKKCQRKFSNRRQISKHICFAELKDVPDEDDFHSDNPGPTEIAEEGDEDVECSPKKARTVKADKLCSVKDPESAGCIKNPIVSVVLAAHEAIPGATKIVPIEAAPAEADMQPDGTAGESTQKKGYQEYAIQQAAYEVPLKSNRIGQTQLKIFTCEYCNKVFKFKHSLQAHLRIHTNEKPFKCSQCDYASAIKANLSVHMRKHTGEKFSCEHCSFNCLSKGHLKVHVERVHQKIKQHCRFCKKKYSDVKNLLKHIRESHDMEDGKVKDSYDEYRLQTREGKRQLLYDCHVCDRKFKYELERDRHLMVHGSNRPYGCELCDHGSTKFQALQAHVRKHPFVYVCSVCLQKFVSTVRLKLHLRESHSGMDESATFADSIKSSFCLLKPGDDIQRDMLRQDELEISKELSLLNAQELLATETDSVEEQESQDPESFTTDELVHVSQEDLASTEIHNCLVIDSSAAVEAQLHGTVSEDLLDKEQLQDNLPNVDCSVMEFNNPSEGNTNLPSQTPTSEMSEVTDGPFALSKTETSVTQRNPPSCSTEDMATTQLEEKSAFAQILGQMQKRQLNMDVFERIRKVYGDLECEYCGKLFWYQVHYNMHVRTHTREHLHYCSQCSYSSITKNCLKRHVIQRHTNVHLKCPSEGCQYSTPDKYKLQAHLKTHSEIVKKSFVCPICKKGFPEDKLRHHIKSNHPDTSLTTTLEVLGIRAHVKGAIGKRASKCPYCDCYFTRNGTDMQQHIWAHEGVKPFKCSLCDYASRSKSNLKAHFNRHNTEKSHLCDLCGKKFKSKCTLKSHKLMHSADGKQFKCTECEFTAAQKPQLLRHMEQHVSFKPFRCAHCHYSCNISGSLKRHYNKKHPGEQYSNTGPGTPTSESVIEQGGVKCPVCNYVYGTKWEMNRHLKCKHGLKVVENQWEVVESAEEPNTQYLQITETEDGQGTEAAVSVLQNLRFNTQNGVVSAAAADRLDPASVNILQQIIELGTENPDTVASVVAMAPGTVTVVEQVTEEEQPQTDHAMMIHDALQQATVGLGEEHHLVVSSDDVEGIKTVTVYTQGEDASQFIVYVQEAVETEESTTEVT
- the LOC124385266 gene encoding zinc finger protein ZFAT-like isoform X1 yields the protein MDPARADGTPVFMCKICNLFSPNKSLLLSHVLEKHTEEGGDAEDIIIPLKPLQSPQVPVLLHNVLVEGIKRKRGRPKGSTKKTQADVQTPNKSSSQPKKEISDVVSESLQHVEDGMGLECKKCQRKFSNRRQISKHICFAELKDVPDEDDFHSDNPGPTEIAEEGDEDVECSPKKARTVKADKLCSVKDPESAGCIKNPIVSVVLAAHEAIPGATKIVPIEAAPAEADMQPDGTAGESTQKKGYQEYAIQQAAYEVPLKSNRIGQTQLKIFTCEYCNKVFKFKHSLQAHLRIHTNEKPFKCSQCDYASAIKANLSVHMRKHTGEKFSCEHCSFNCLSKGHLKVHVERVHQKIKQHCRFCKKKYSDVKNLLKHIRESHDMEDGKVKDSYDEYRLQTREGKRQLLYDCHVCDRKFKYELERDRHLMVHGSNRPYGCELCDHGSTKFQALQAHVRKHPFVYVCSVCLQKFVSTVRLKLHLRESHSGMDESATFADSIKSSFCLLKPGDDIQRDMLRQDELEISKELSLLNAQELLATETDSVEEQESQDPESFTTDELVHVSQEDLASTEIHNCLVIDSSAAVEAQLHGTVSEDLLDKEQLQDNLPNVDCSVMEFNNPSEGNTNLPSQTPTSEMSEVTDGPFALSKTETSVTQRNPPSCSTEDMATTQLEEKSAFAQILGQMQKRQLNMDVFERIRKVYGDLECEYCGKLFWYQVHYNMHVRTHTREHLHYCSQCSYSSITKNCLKRHVIQRHTNVHLKCPSEGCQYSTPDKYKLQAHLKTHSEIVKKSFVCPICKKGFPEDKLRHHIKSNHPDTSLTTTLEVLGIRAHVKGAIGKRASKCPYCDCYFTRNGTDMQQHIWAHEGVKPFKCSLCDYASRSKSNLKAHFNRHNTEKSHLCDLCGKKFKSKCTLKSHKLMHSADGKQFKCTECEFTAAQKPQLLRHMEQHVSFKPFRCAHCHYSCNISGSLKRHYNKKHPGEQYSNTGPGTPTSESVIEQGGVKCPVCNYVYGTKWEMNRHLKCKHGLKVVENQWEVVESAEEPNTQYLQITETEDGQGTEAAVSVLQNLRFNTQNGVVSAAAADRLDPASVNILQQIIELGTENPDTVASVVAMAPGTVTVVEQVTEEEQPQTDHAMMIHDALQQATVGLGEEHHLVVSSDDVEGIKTVTVYTQGEDASQFIVYVQEAVETEESTTEVT